The sequence atgaattaattgaataaaataagaagttaaaggcGAAAATTGAAACTCTTCAATCAGAGAAGTTCAAACTTTAGTCTACCCAGGATGAAACTGAAGTTCAACTAAAAAAGTCTGAGAATGAATTAGAGCAAGCTTCCTTCGAAACTACCAAACTAAAACTGAAGATGGAACAGTGGGTACATAATTGTATGGAAAATTCTCCACTAATGAAGCTATTTCCTTCAACATCACTCGTTCAGAGTATTGGGGGAAAAACCAACTGCGGAAGAAAAGCAAAAAGGGGTGGAGATCGTAGATGCAATTGAATAATCAAATGACGACACTCCAGTCAAATCAGTTGACTATGCTgcagaagaagaaagaaaaatgagaatgaTGTCTCACAGGAATGTTCCTCCTCCCAAACATTATGGGAAACCAACAGACAGATACTGGAAGGAACAGAAACTGATGGCCAATAATCCAAGCCATCaggaaaaaagaaatgaaggccCTTCCAGACAAAATCATCATCAGTCAAGGCCTTTGAAGAAGCAAAACCCCAGTCACAAATCTAGGGGGAACCAGCACAACAAGAAACTGAATAATATTCAATTTGTATGTGAGCAACAATCGTGTAGACAAAGCAACCATCCATCCAGACCACAACAATCACAATCAAAATATCATCAATATGGAATTCATCAGTCTCAGAAAAGACAAGCATCAGTCAGTTGCTCATCAGTTCAGGCTCAGACATCATCCGCAATACTCAACTTCAGTATATCAAAGAAGATATGATACTGAAAAAAAGAGATCTCCAGTCTACCCCATAACTGATAATAAGAATAGGGCATTTGATACTAGAAGGACATCAGTACGGACTGAAGAAAGAACGACTTCAGTCAAGAAGCCTTACATCCTCAAAGCAGCATCTTCACCACGTGCAATAAAACAAATTTGGGTTCTTAAAGGAACTAAAACTAACGAGCAAGGACCCAAAAATTGATCGGGTACCTAAAATACTTCTTCCTTGCAGGGTAAATCCAGAACACACAACAAGAAGAAGGGAGAAGTAAAGCCATCAAAGAATATTTGGTACCTGGACAGTGGATGTTCAAAGCACATGACTGGATACAAAGAGTACCTAACCCAGTATGTGGAAAAAGCCGGATCCAAAGTCGCTTTTGGGGATAACTCacttggagaaacaaaaggttaTAGCGTGCTAAACATGGGTAACACATGTATCTCaaatgttagctatgtttctggactaaaacacAATCTTTTATCTGTGAGCCAATTTTGCAACAACGGATACTATGTGAAGATCAAGAAACATGAATTCACAGTGAAtgacagtcaagaagaaggaattgacTAAGACGAAACATTTATTCCAGTAGCCAGATTGGAAGCCGTAAGATTGCTTCTAGCCTATGCAGCTCACATGAGATTCAAAGTACATCAAATGGATGTGAGGTGTGCATTGCTCAACGGAGTGTTGACCGATGAAGTTTATGTTGAACAGCCTCCAGGATTTGAAGTCGTTGAACCTAATAAAGtctacaagctgaagaaagctcTCTACAAACTGAAATAAGCACCAAGAGCTTGGTATGATACTTTATCAGAGTACCTGATTGAACAAGGGTTCAAGAAATgatcagtggacagaactctgttcacacTGAAAGAATGAGATGAACTCCTACTTGTCCAAATCTACGTGGATGATATAATTTTTGGCTCAAGGTCCGAGAAATTATGCAAAAAGTTTGCTGATATAATGACCAACAAATTCAAGATGTctatgatgggagaaatgaatttctttctaggaTTACAAGTGAAGCAAACTGAAGAAGAAATACTGATTAATCAGTCAAAATACACCAAGGAACTGATCAACAAGTTCAGAGCTCAACATATGAAGACTGTGAAAATTCCCATGAATACAAATTGGAAAGTGGATCCAGGATCCGAAGGGAAATCAGTATCTCCAACAAAGTATAGAGAAATCATTGGTTCTCTATTCTATCTGACTGCAAGCCGACCAGACATCTCATTTGCAGTTGGAGTCTGTGCAAGGTATCAGTCtaatccaaaggaagctcacatGGATGCAGCAAGAAGAATACTTCGATACCTCAAAGGCATACCAAATGTAGGATTATGGTATCCCTCTGACGACAACTTGAAGCTATCAGGATATTCCGATTCAGATTTTGCAgaatgcaaaattgatcgcaagtCAATTTCCGGCACATGTCAATTTTTGGGCAACAAATTGATATCATGATTTTCaaagaaacagacttcagtcgccacgtCAACAACtaaagctgaatatgttgctgctggaagctgctgctcacaaattcTGTGGTTAGCTCAACAACTGAAGGATTATGGCATTGAAGAAAGGGAAGTACCGATCTACTGTGATAGTTCAAGTGCCATCGCAATCTCTCAAAATTCGGTACATCACACTAGATGCAAACATATTGTCATCCGTCATCACTTCATCAGAGACCGCATAGAAAATAAGGACATTGTAGTCGATAAAATCCACATGATAATTCAAGAGCAGACATCCTGACAAAAGCTCTTCCAAAAGATAGATTCAATGACCTCTGCGGGAGATTAGGTCtaagtggcacgagttttaagaaatgatagataaaagtgtattgtAAGTGAAAAATGGATCCCACTTTGTAAAAAATAGAGATGAAAAGTAAAGGGATTGTGTTGGGGTAGTgtaccaaaatagaaatgttcatgtttttgtgagacacccaaaaatggcaaaatgttttatttttgtgagacggagagagtaaaattttataaattgtgtATTCTTCTCATACACCAGTATCACTCGCACGTGACCAACATAAATCATACATGAGTTCTTTGCTAACTTAATGATCCGAAGTATATTGTCACATAAAATAGTTATTTCCTCGTTATCTTTTTTAGAAACGAAGTTGGCAATAAGTGAGTCAAAAAAAACTTTCACATGCGTCAATCGATTTCCAGACATTTTCGAACTCCTACCAAATTGCCTTCAACTCACCTATGACATAACAACAGTTTTTAGTCCAACTGACCAGCTTTAAGCAGTCAGTAGGATTGCTAACTGGTCACTCTATGTTAGACAAGTATTATCTGGACTATCAGTCAGTAAATCGAGTATCGTATATATCGTAAAGTTGTTCACTAAGATAATAGCAATATACTAACATGGTGCACttgcaacatatatatataatcgagtatcgtatccacaaaaACTGATATATATGATGAAAACAAAATGAGTAATCCTAATAAATACTCATTCAGGCAAACAGAAATATGGGGAATAACTAAAACTAAACTCACATaatgcaaataaataaaatcagataaaatccaAGATATAAAAGAATGGTCATAGGGAAtgcaatttcattaattaaacttacacaattaacctattaatctaaattaccagtttaatccagttttGATAAGAGATCACATAAATAATTAcacactctcgctagagcaacTTATAAAAGTTGATtatagtaaattctctatctttgctaggtctcaagaaaatctaacATATCCCAAAagcacataagaatagctctgtatgatccacctatctctgTTAGGTCTCAAAATTAataagaggtggtcttgggtacaatcAGGTTGCACCTTCACTTAGACCCTGACCCACACCTTGATGTGAACCGGTATCCTAACCTGAATCTTATAAATAACATTAGTTTGGGTGTgggtcaacccgattgtacgaTACACTCAGTTGTTCCCAAGTTTTTGTGAATTAATATTATATCACACATTCTTAAATTCGCTAAACAGTTATGTCTGCTAGGTCTCAAACTGAATAACTaaatatgtaaattattggccagataatccacaagaaatacACACAATGAATTATAAATCAGAAATTAGGGGCTATATGGTATTAATAAAccaatcacataaattcaatccgCAAATGCAAACCCTAAAATCAGAAAATAAACTAGCTAgccataattaaataaataaaaaatataaatatagcaATTTATATTAGTTAATTAAGTTGTTTTAAAACCTTAACAATCTTTTAGCGGCAAGGttaataaaaatttgatttACTTAAATGATTTTATGAATGTGATTAATTGAAATGTCACTTGAGTTTGAAGTTTTAATGTGAAATTTATACGATTACATCGCTTGTAAATTTGTagaattaaatactccctccgtcccgcctaagatgctacatattcattttcgggccgtcccaacgaagatgctatatttctatatttgacaaaaataaggaattttaaacacttaattaacactaattaagtatttctttattacattctctttccaactttatcactttattaccttctctttcttactttatcactttattactttctctctcttactttatcactttattattacacacttaaaatattaatctacaactccttaaatcatgtgccgaaaagcaaatgtagcgtcttggctggaacggagggagtatgacattcctaagaaaaataaatattgctaATTAAGTTCTGAATCTTCTGATTGTATTTCCAAAGCATGTTaaagaaacaaagaaatgaCTTATAGTTATTATATGGGTGGAGTGAAGAATGAATAACTATAAGACGCTCTCGAAAGAATAACAAAAGAATTTCTcaaacaataaaaaaagaataacaAAAGGAAGTATTTATTGCAGATAAACCTTCTTAGTCTCTATTTAATAAAATGGGCAAATTGCATGGAAATACCCCCACTTTAatcaaaatctgatttttttgacaatctttttaattgtggcAAAAAAttcaacgagctttcaattgaTAGCAATGTCCGTCCAGAgtaatttttcggccaattTAAATCTGAattggcagccggaatgccaacgtgacatcagaaatgccaaatcacacccccaTCCCCCTCCCacatcacctctctctctcccccaatCCCCCTTTTCCCCTCTCCCcgtcggctctctctctctctcttcccccagaAAACATCGGTCATCTTCCCCCTGCGCAGACCCCTCCCCTTCCTCCACCCCAGCGTCGCCGAGTCTTCTCCGGCCGGCGAACCCATCGTTGGAAGATGGAGAAAGCAGCGTGGGGCGACATCCAATGGCCAGATCCGCCGATGATCCACCCCAGATCCACTGCCAAAATGGTGGTTGTGGGCGGTTGTGGCGGAGTTCCTGGGACCGCCACGACGGGGTTGAAGGGTATTTGGGGCGTCGCCGCCCCTCTGCAAACCCTAACCAAGCAGCGCTGCCCCTCAGCAAGCCCTAAACAAGCGTCGCCCCTCTGCGAACCCTAACTAAGCGTCGTCCCTCTGCGAACCCTAACCAAGCGGCGCCCCCTATTCCGGCTCCTCCGGGCGGCGGTAGCATTCTCCCACACCACCCCTCCGCTGCCATGATGTATTTGAGCGGTGGGGGAGGCGACGACGAAAAAAACCCTACTCGCCGCGAACCACCCCTGAAACCTCGATTTTCCTTGAAATCCTCACCGGGAAAAAGGTCAATGATGATAACATCTCTGAGACCACCCTTGAAATCCTAGATTTTCCTTGATTTAGGAGCGtttttttgaagttttttttttcaagaattgGAAGTTTTTCCTCATTCTTCAATTTTTGATTTGGGGGCGGTGGGGTTGTTGGGAATCTGGGGCGGTGGAGGGAGGAAGTCCGGCAGTCGTTGCTGCGGAGTTCCCAGAAAACGTCGGCCCTCAAGCCGATGGACTCGAGATTCTGGGCAGATCTGGGCGGTtgtggcggcggtggaggaagtgAGAGCCGACGGGGAGGGCGgggagagggggaagggggatgggggaagagagagagagagagagagagagagagagagagagagagagagagagagagagagagagagagggtgacgtggtAGGGGAGGGTAACGTGGGAGAtggggtgtgatttggcatttctgatgtcacgttggcattccggctgccaatTCACATTTAaattggccgaaaaattacTCTGGACGGACATTGCTAtcaattgaaagctcgttgaaATTTTTTCCACAGTTAAAAAGATTGttaaaaaaccaaattttaattaaaattgaatatttccatgcaatttgccctaatAAAATTGACACCTTGTTGTTTCATGTAATATAAGAGAGTAGAAACAACACTTTGagttaattataataaaattgacaCCTTGTTGTTTCATGTAAATATAAGAGAGTAGAAACAACACTTTGAGTTCATTATAAGTTTGTTTTTTCCTCTTCAAGCTTATCTGAAAACCTACGAAAATCGAAAAGGGGCAGCAATCAATTTCCTAGATTTAAGTTGTAAGAAATTTCACATCTAATACACGCGCATATATATAGATAAGGATTAATAGAGAATTGCAAATATATAAAGAATAAAGAATGCATCCCAAACGTCTATTTCAAGCAATCTAACGGGGGAAACAAATcaggatttatttatttgattaaatttgaaaaagTCATATATGTAATACCAATCAACAATGTAACCGATAATATCTTTGTAAATTATGGTAAGATATGATGCATCCATTAAATTTAGTTAACTTTTCTATTCAatcgtttttttttattattattattttaggggTGGAGCCGCAATAATACTTCTCAAGTCTCACGCCATTTACATGAAATTTActaataacaatttttttattattttaaattggaCTTTTCGATAAATTATATGTAGTATATTACTGTATAGTATTAGACCAAATACTATCATACACTATTTCATATTGCAATATTAATGAATTTTTTGAAGTGCATTCGAAAAgagtaataaaataataggTTAATTCCAACATATTAATAAGTTAAGTTTCAATTCATTTTAAtaactaatatatttttataatctgtataatatattttattttacgcttatttaaaatattttatcgcAACAagaatattttgaatattttatttagatgttcgtaattttgttatgtttgttcaaaaattttgatgttaaatattttatgtcagaaaaataattcaaatattttatttaaatgttcgtaatttttttacatttgttctaaatattttatgttaaaaaatttatgtcaaaagaaaaattcgaatattttatttCGATGTTCGTAACTTTTTAACGCTTGTTCAACATATTGTTAAATATTTATACACTTCTAAAGCATATATCAATAATGCTATATTTCATTGTTCATAAAAAAATGCTATATTTCATTAGTACATTCGTATCATTTTAACTTTTTCATTATTAtgtttgttaggtccggagggtctcgaataggtgtatggggaggatacacctatgggctatttttcttctcCTCAAAGGGAGGGATCtccagatagagatcaaaacgaaactttacacgcaaacagtgacgcctgttaactgaaaacagttttgaccaaacagggttgacgactgatattgaaagctcttcagtaaggagttatcagttaagttactggaacttaactgatgcacgtaagggcttcagtcgagtttgcttaAAACATAGATGATagcactcttcctgactatcagaagatagatcagtcagactgatatcatacgcagcggaaattaaacttagtttcgcaatagccttggttgagcacgttgttagtcttaggtttctctttgcagttattcagtattcagtttatcaattgaaacaacacaagtaggaatgtaaaactgaaagctgtaaacaacacagagacttttacgtggttcggaaaaactctttcctacatccacggtcggttgattataccaacaatccactctgcaagtgcttaacaggtgcactgcaaaccaaaccgtgtgcttgccgggtgcacacaaccgtaccactgaagaaaccacttcttcagtacccacacttcactcgtgtcggatttctcttgcttagcacaacccgcgctaagactctcagagtcagagtaccttcctgaactccgaatcactcaaacactcaaatctttcttcctgaaaggaggtttgaacgggtgccaactatactgcaaaaaacaagttctttggagcaagtttgaccttggcttctgggtaaacagaggtttgcctaaggtcaaAAAAAATAACGATGGTCAATATTTGagagaataaataaaaaaaaaattgcgagaaaaagaaatgaaaatagcTGGGAAATTTGACATACCTTatatctcttttctttttcttgttgaCGTTGTCGATGGAGATATGATGTCAAAATCTCTTACATATAGGTGAGATTTTTGGAggtattttgtatttatattagggCATTAGAATCCTATAGAGTCCATGACATATTAAAATCCTACAAATTTTCAATATCACCAGATTTTGATGGATATTTAAGAGTCATAATTGAATACCAACAAATTTTTAaggaatttttaaattttgaattgaacTATGGGCCGGcttttgaaatacaaaaaaaaataaaaataaataacttctGAATTGAATACACCCTCCTTAAATTAATATGAAAGTATATCTACacaaagatatatataaaattaaccTTAATTAATCATACAAGAGGAACACCACgtgtatatatagataattacTATGTGTAGTATGTATGCATACATGTGagacataattttggaaaaaagaCTTGAAATGTATCGCATGCTTGTGAGCCCAAAAGGATGGCCTTATTGTGTTGGTTCTGCTGGAATTAATAATGGCAAAAGTGTGCAGGGCAAACAAATATCAAAGTTGACAATATTGTTCTAGTTTTTGCTTAGAATAAGACTTATTCTCACCTAACCTCAGCATCACTTGGTAATAAAGAAACAGCAAGAATTATGGGTGTATTAAATTGACTTGATCACCCAATTATTTTCGACTTGTTTATTCACAACATCATTAAAAGGGAAACTTCTTCCACAGTGAAACTTTAGATTGGATGTTGGGTCATGCTCATCTTCTTACATTACCAATCTTGGTTGTGTGCTGTAGATATGGACGCCAATTGACTTTTCAACCTACTTTCTTTTTTACATGTCATAATTTTATTGTTTGGAGATTATTAAGATTGAAATAACGTCACTTTTCTTGATGTTGGGAATTTGATTCTTCCTCTTATTTGGTAATTATTCCATATAACGTGGATACCATTAAATTAAAATGGAAAATACAATAATTTAGATTGAAAGTATTATTTTGTAACCGTTTTAACTTGATAAATCATTCATTCATTATTCAAATCCGATAAATCGAATTTGTACCAATTTTTGCTCCAAAATTATTTTGGGAGTTGGAAAGCAACATGAGACGACACACAATTATTACGTGAACGAGACAATAgcgttttaattaaatttaaatgggATAGACTTGACACTAGCTagaaaaaatacattaataatttttggataaattaataattaaataaaaaaaattaaagatcgaGTCACACTAGACTCAAACCCATAATATTTGACATTAACCACTCTATATTTAAGCTAACACAATGCATTGATAATTTATTTGACTAAAACTTGCCACAAAGTCATATTATCATATACTAATCTAATTTATTTACCTTAAACACAAAACAATGCCATTTTGTCCATGTTGGCAACCACCTGCTAATTTCCTAACGCAAACTATTATTTTCGATGTCCAATATCAGTTTCAACCTAAAATTGACAGATTTTCAATTTATTGGACTAGACTAACGTGTTAACAATTTATTAGGCTAAAACTGGCATTTATACTAGAAGACTAGAGCAATATATTTTCGGGCTAATTGTCGCTAAATCCATatactttttcaattttcagttttttctcatggtaaaaaaaaatctactttaaaatccatgaattgaaaaatcaattaaaaatttccCCGCTTCCGATTTCCGGCCATCGACGAAATGAGTCAGACGCTATGTGGCGCAATTTAAGCCAGGTGTTAAGTTTAAATAGTGACATGGGCGCCACATAAGATAAGTGACATGCTTAATTAGAATACTTATCTTATGTAGCGCAAACTGTTCAGCATCCACCACGGATGATTGACCAAGGCCTTCGCCCCCACAAGATAATTCACCAGCAACAAATTCACCAGCAACAACAATTAATGCCCTTAACGGCTGCTGAAAATTCCACAAAGTTGAAACCTTCAAAACACTCCCTCTCAAATCCTCATACAACTGTTTCATCGCAGGCTCAATCGGTTGATAATCAACATCCCTAAAAAATTCCTCAAGAAAACCTGGTGGCGACGAAGCTCCACTGCTACTCCCACCGAAACCATCAAGATTACCCCCAACCTCCGCAAAGATCAAAGGCAGCAGCGGCATAACACTCAATTTGTTCGTATCATAATTTGAAAAACAATCAGGATTACACAAATGAACCCCACAGGCCACAGTAGGTTAATGCCAATTTTTTGGCTTGTTTCACTACCAATTTCATCTCCGACGACCTCACATTCTTATCCTTCATCGACGCGATTTTCTTCCCCTTTTCGTAAGCGTGGTGGTAGTTGTTGACTAGATACTAGAATGGTGGCTCGGCAGTGGGGAAGCTCCCGGAGAGCCGATCAATTAGGACGCTCTCCATCGATTCTCGCGATAATCTAAGCTCGTTACCCTTTTTCATCATCTTTGTTGCTGTAACCTCTTAATTAGTAACACGAGAATTGTTCTCCATTGAATCAACAAGCGACATCAAAAGTATTTTCCTCAAGATTATATCCTCGATTTCCGCTAGTGTTTTCGAGGGTTTTGGCGTCGCCATTGATGGTAGATTAGTGCAATCCGATCAGCCGAAATCAGAAATTGAACGAAATTCTGATTTGATTTTGAAACGATGGTTTTCCAGATGTAGATCAATAAGTTTAAAGAGTGACATGCTTATATAGTTGGAATACTTATCTTATGTGGCGCTCATGTCACTCTTTAAAACTTAACACCTGGATTAAATTGTGCCACATAGGATCTGACTCATTTCGTCGATGGCCGAAAATCGGACGCGGGGGAAATTTCCAAtcaatttttcaattaatggATTTTaaagtagatttttttttgtcttgGGAAAAAACCGAAAACTGAAAAAGTATatgaatttagcggcaattaaccctatagtTTCTCAAATTGAAACCTTTATGTTGCATAAGTAGAGCAACTTATATTAGTGGAAGTTGTTTTAAAACCTTTAACAATCTTTTGGCCGCAAggttaataaaaattttatttacttaaatGATTTTATGAATGTGATTAATTgaagggatggcaatgggccggattGGTCCAGATCCAAATCTGTATTTTCTTACTCGGGTCCAAATTCGTTGGATCTAAAAAAATAAGATCCAGGTCCAAATCCATAAGACccacagggtctcgggtccagacccaggtccatattttttttctttttaaaacatttataaattttaaataaattcaaattaaaaaatcaaatttaatctAGACTTTcaacaattattaaattaaaaataaataactaaatca comes from Salvia miltiorrhiza cultivar Shanhuang (shh) chromosome 3, IMPLAD_Smil_shh, whole genome shotgun sequence and encodes:
- the LOC131018934 gene encoding uncharacterized mitochondrial protein AtMg00810-like: MTNKFKMSMMGEMNFFLGLQVKQTEEEILINQSKYTKELINKFRAQHMKTVKIPMNTNWKVDPGSEGKSVSPTKYREIIGSLFYLTASRPDISFAVGVCARYQSNPKEAHMDAARRILRYLKGIPNVGLWYPSDDNLKLSGYSDSDFAECKIDRKSISGTCQFLGNKLIS